The Pedobacter mucosus genome window below encodes:
- a CDS encoding fasciclin domain-containing protein, protein MKNNLNVRNIIILMVILAFTFVFINACKRESYTLATTDDVNITGYLDRYPDQFSLMKQIIDRSGTTGFLAAYGKYTLFTPNNTAITAWLKDKGKAAVADLTVDEAKDMVKFHLLPDTVATNRFTDGKLAQITLYGQYLQTGAINEGGTSSYIVNKLAKITKSNIRVGNGIIHVLDHVLNPATLSLAKTIEANARYSFFTQALKETGFYDSLNVNTTTLKDTTRRFQTIILESDSALKAAGFSSYSSFKSRYSKTGNPQNHADSLWLYMAYHISTGPTYTPDIISSSALYTLAPKEIVTTKFSGQSILLNEDEFNGIVEPGVELNRTYSDVTASNGVQHEVKKPFSIKVRVQTAVYFDVADQPELRSNPKWRGAAAATIPLYANGLSILSGMLFNDLSKINQAENYETVVVPNATRKYNSNDYFNLSMGANVLRAQWIELKTPMLVKGKYKIWICYAQNGSAPLFQVGVDVGRPGEQTLPNLVDFRQLLSSSGVTSANSTLPSADPLMLTNGFKRYMATTADVSGTLKGEQQVTGTGWDQMVGRLAGTADIQTTDRHWIRLSIVGGGNSSSVTWLDMIHFIPVDADQNYPRFSTSGTKFNRP, encoded by the coding sequence ATGAAAAATAATTTAAATGTCCGCAACATAATCATCCTGATGGTTATTTTAGCTTTTACATTTGTGTTTATAAATGCTTGTAAAAGAGAATCTTATACGTTGGCAACAACTGATGATGTAAATATTACAGGTTATCTAGATCGATATCCTGATCAGTTTTCACTAATGAAACAAATCATTGATCGATCGGGGACTACGGGTTTTTTAGCGGCCTATGGAAAATACACCTTATTTACGCCAAATAATACAGCAATTACGGCTTGGTTAAAGGATAAAGGTAAAGCTGCCGTTGCAGATTTAACGGTAGATGAAGCGAAAGATATGGTTAAATTCCATTTGCTTCCAGATACTGTAGCAACCAATAGATTTACCGATGGAAAGCTTGCTCAAATTACGCTATACGGCCAGTATTTACAAACTGGAGCTATTAACGAAGGTGGAACGAGTAGTTATATTGTAAACAAACTGGCTAAAATTACTAAATCCAACATTCGCGTTGGTAATGGTATAATCCATGTTTTGGATCACGTATTAAACCCTGCAACTTTAAGTTTAGCAAAAACTATTGAGGCGAATGCCCGATATAGCTTTTTTACGCAGGCGCTTAAAGAAACAGGATTTTACGATTCGTTAAATGTTAATACGACTACGCTTAAAGATACCACAAGAAGATTTCAAACCATTATTTTAGAATCTGATTCGGCTTTAAAAGCAGCGGGTTTTTCAAGCTATTCAAGTTTTAAAAGCAGGTATTCTAAAACTGGTAATCCGCAAAACCATGCAGATAGTTTATGGCTTTATATGGCTTATCACATTTCTACCGGACCAACCTACACACCAGATATTATTAGTTCTTCGGCACTTTATACCCTTGCTCCAAAAGAAATTGTAACCACCAAATTCTCCGGACAAAGTATTTTATTAAACGAAGATGAATTTAATGGAATAGTAGAGCCAGGCGTTGAATTAAACAGAACTTACAGTGATGTAACGGCTTCAAATGGCGTTCAACACGAAGTTAAAAAACCATTCAGTATTAAAGTTCGTGTACAAACAGCTGTGTACTTTGATGTTGCTGATCAACCAGAACTCCGTTCAAACCCAAAATGGAGAGGAGCAGCTGCGGCAACAATACCTTTATATGCGAATGGTTTAAGTATTTTAAGTGGAATGCTTTTTAATGATTTATCTAAAATAAATCAAGCAGAAAATTACGAAACTGTGGTTGTGCCAAATGCCACACGTAAATACAACTCTAACGATTATTTTAATTTATCAATGGGAGCAAATGTATTGAGGGCGCAATGGATAGAGCTGAAAACGCCTATGTTGGTTAAAGGGAAATATAAAATTTGGATCTGTTACGCACAAAACGGTAGCGCTCCACTATTTCAGGTTGGTGTAGACGTTGGTAGACCAGGTGAGCAAACCTTACCAAACCTTGTCGATTTTAGGCAGCTCTTAAGCTCTTCTGGTGTTACCTCGGCAAATTCGACATTACCATCTGCAGATCCTTTAATGCTTACTAACGGATTTAAAAGATATATGGCAACTACTGCTGATGTTTCGGGTACTTTAAAAGGCGAACAACAAGTAACGGGTACAGGTTGGGATCAAATGGTGGGCCGATTGGCAGGTACTGCGGATATTCAGACTACCGATAGGCATTGGATTCGTTTAAGCATAGTAGGCGGCGGTAATTCTAGCAGTGTTACTTGGCTTGATATGATTCATTTTATCCCAGTGGATGCAGACCAGAATTATCCAAGATTTTCTACATCAGGAACGAAATTTAACAGACCATAA
- a CDS encoding RagB/SusD family nutrient uptake outer membrane protein — protein MKKIIYSVGIIMMLIMSSSCKKWLDTQPRDGITRQGFWKTKEDIQAAVSGCYASLLAPPPGVGDKSLTEYIFIFGEIRADMIDAGPGFTNEEKDIFDVNIVQSNSVARWSAFYRTINFCNTVLDFAPAVKDSDPTLTDAQLQSYLSEVLALRSMMYFYLVKSFRDVPLKLTSSSKDTDLEELEKTPSATILNQIVSDLKKAELGAVNTYGNSVTDKGRVTKFTVNAMLADVYLWMDNYAACITECNKIINSQRYTLQSSGSSWYFNVFFNGSSTETIFEFANKSAVNNPFYSLLVQSRKRFIASPYVASDVFVPDDVDPDRIFDVRADAFYGNSDFTITKWGTENPSFVNWQAYRISDIMLLKAEALAQTDAGAEALQLIADIRLKRNAVNTTLQIPDPSDKEGICDYILAERSREFAFEGKRWFDLLRMAKRDNYKRLDLLLNMVAETVSPVVQQSAITKFRDVNSHYFPIFEAELFADPKLVQNPFYTK, from the coding sequence ATGAAAAAAATTATATATAGTGTAGGTATTATCATGATGCTGATCATGTCTAGCTCATGCAAAAAATGGTTAGATACGCAACCCAGAGACGGAATTACCAGACAGGGTTTTTGGAAAACTAAAGAAGATATTCAAGCGGCAGTTTCTGGTTGTTATGCTTCGTTATTGGCACCTCCGCCAGGAGTTGGTGATAAATCGCTAACGGAATACATATTTATTTTTGGTGAAATCCGGGCAGATATGATTGATGCTGGCCCAGGTTTTACAAATGAAGAAAAAGATATTTTCGACGTTAACATTGTGCAAAGCAATAGCGTAGCGAGATGGTCTGCCTTTTATCGTACCATTAATTTTTGCAATACCGTTTTGGATTTTGCTCCTGCCGTAAAAGACAGTGACCCAACTTTAACCGATGCGCAACTGCAATCTTACTTAAGCGAAGTGCTTGCGCTGAGAAGCATGATGTATTTTTATCTGGTTAAAAGCTTTAGGGATGTTCCTTTAAAACTCACTTCATCATCAAAAGATACAGATTTAGAAGAATTAGAAAAAACACCAAGTGCAACAATCCTAAATCAAATTGTTTCTGATCTTAAAAAAGCAGAATTGGGCGCTGTAAACACTTATGGTAACTCAGTAACCGATAAAGGAAGGGTAACCAAGTTTACAGTGAACGCAATGTTGGCTGATGTTTATTTATGGATGGATAATTATGCTGCCTGCATAACAGAGTGTAATAAAATTATAAATTCTCAACGTTATACCTTGCAATCTTCAGGTTCATCATGGTATTTTAATGTGTTTTTCAACGGTAGCTCAACGGAAACCATTTTCGAATTTGCTAATAAATCAGCAGTAAATAACCCTTTTTATAGCTTATTAGTTCAATCTAGAAAACGTTTTATTGCATCTCCATACGTTGCCAGTGATGTTTTTGTTCCTGATGATGTAGATCCTGATCGTATATTTGATGTTCGTGCTGATGCATTTTACGGAAACTCAGATTTCACTATTACGAAATGGGGAACTGAAAATCCTTCCTTTGTAAACTGGCAGGCCTACCGAATTTCAGACATTATGCTTCTAAAAGCAGAAGCTTTAGCTCAAACAGATGCTGGTGCAGAGGCCTTACAGCTTATTGCTGATATCAGACTAAAAAGAAACGCAGTAAATACAACTTTGCAAATTCCAGATCCAAGCGATAAAGAAGGTATATGCGATTATATTTTGGCCGAACGCTCTCGCGAGTTTGCATTTGAGGGTAAACGTTGGTTTGATCTACTTCGAATGGCAAAACGCGATAATTATAAAAGATTGGATCTGCTGCTAAATATGGTTGCAGAAACCGTATCGCCAGTTGTTCAACAATCTGCTATTACCAAATTCAGAGATGTTAACAGTCATTACTTCCCAATATTTGAAGCAGAGCTTTTTGCTGATCCAAAGCTTGTTCAAAATCCATTTTATACTAAATAA
- a CDS encoding fasciclin domain-containing protein: MKKYIINIALMLSAIIWLSGCKNVMDEHVAIVNVDNTIDLFEKIAEQPNLSKFSDYLKSTGYDKLLTSSQNYTVWAPTNEALAALDAAIVSDQEKLKDFVGNHIALTSIPASKGTADTLKVLLLNKKYATVLGATFEEAAITGEAKFVKNGALYVINKPVPTKLNVWDYMLASTDAPLQTNYISAISTLVIDSANATIIGYNNSGSPIFAPNPPMVSRNLYWNSVADLRTENQQYTFFMLQDGAFTSESAKLTPYYSFNDKFALVRDFTVKGLYPFDKLPDTLLSTRGVKIPISKAAIVKSYQASNGIVHVISALPFRLKDKVPVFKIEGELPSAFRLLRTGNTFYRLKLDNNGIPYKDIEVYNHAVAEYYIEYLRSAIPLAKYRVYARAISGNTGDAQVANFTQRYFIYNTLTSTPTAPVYDLFATQIVTPLNYAEVYLGDFTPKQFGLLSIRLTSANSTAVNVNTLILDYLRFEPILP, from the coding sequence ATGAAGAAATATATAATAAATATCGCCTTAATGCTCAGTGCCATTATTTGGCTCAGTGGGTGTAAAAATGTGATGGATGAACATGTTGCCATTGTAAATGTAGACAATACCATAGATCTGTTTGAGAAAATTGCTGAACAACCAAACCTGAGTAAATTTAGTGATTACCTTAAAAGTACAGGTTATGATAAGTTGCTAACTTCATCACAAAATTATACCGTTTGGGCACCAACAAATGAAGCACTTGCAGCTTTAGATGCTGCAATTGTTTCTGACCAAGAAAAGCTAAAAGATTTTGTTGGGAATCATATAGCGCTTACTTCAATACCTGCTTCTAAGGGTACAGCCGATACTTTAAAGGTGTTATTATTGAATAAAAAATATGCTACTGTTTTGGGTGCTACTTTCGAAGAGGCTGCCATTACAGGTGAAGCTAAGTTTGTAAAAAACGGTGCATTATACGTAATTAATAAACCAGTACCTACTAAACTTAATGTTTGGGATTACATGTTGGCCAGCACTGATGCCCCATTGCAAACTAACTATATCAGTGCGATATCAACCCTAGTTATTGATAGTGCAAATGCAACAATTATTGGTTACAATAATTCTGGCAGTCCAATATTTGCGCCAAACCCACCAATGGTTTCCAGAAATTTATATTGGAATAGTGTTGCTGATTTAAGAACAGAAAATCAACAATATACATTCTTTATGCTTCAGGATGGTGCTTTTACCTCAGAGAGCGCAAAGCTAACGCCATATTATTCCTTTAATGATAAGTTTGCTTTAGTGAGGGATTTTACCGTTAAAGGTTTATACCCTTTTGATAAATTACCTGATACTTTACTCTCCACCCGAGGGGTTAAAATTCCAATTTCGAAAGCTGCTATTGTTAAATCGTACCAGGCGAGTAACGGAATTGTGCATGTAATAAGCGCTTTGCCTTTTAGGTTAAAAGATAAAGTGCCGGTATTTAAAATTGAGGGTGAATTACCTTCTGCTTTTAGGTTATTAAGAACGGGAAATACCTTTTATCGGTTGAAGTTAGACAATAATGGTATCCCTTATAAAGATATAGAAGTTTACAACCATGCCGTTGCAGAATATTATATAGAATATTTACGAAGCGCTATCCCCTTAGCAAAATACAGGGTTTACGCCAGGGCAATTTCTGGTAACACTGGTGATGCGCAAGTGGCTAATTTTACGCAACGCTATTTTATATATAATACCCTTACATCAACACCTACGGCACCAGTTTATGATTTATTTGCCACACAAATTGTTACGCCACTAAATTATGCGGAAGTTTATTTAGGAGATTTTACACCTAAACAATTTGGTTTACTAAGCATAAGATTAACCTCTGCAAACAGTACTGCAGTAAATGTAAATACGCTCATTCTAGATTATTTGAGATTCGAACCTATTCTTCCTTAA
- a CDS encoding SusC/RagA family TonB-linked outer membrane protein, protein MTKKYTYSFCIMLLCLLVSFNSKAQQINYVKGKIIDKKDKQPIIGASVVIVDKDRRVIKGVSSDIDGNYSLPVADKTYRIAVSYIGYKSTSPLAIDKAVINFQLEPSDNQMDEVQIVSRAKADNGSGMNIDKRDQTSAISTINAKELEDMQAASIDQALQGRLAGLDIAASSGDPGAPMQIRIRGTSSINGAVDPLIVVDGMPYDITIPSDFNFATSDESNYGQLLNIAPSDIKDISVLKDAAATAIWGSRAANGVLVINTKRGVMGPPSISYNFKGSYSKQPSAIPMLNGNQYSSLILEEFYNAGRQFSTSDFARQFQYDRNDPYNYYNYSNNTDWLGAITRTGYLQDHNLAISGGGEKAKYRASVNYFNQSGTTRGTSLGRLSARVNLDYTVSTKIMFSADIAYTHIDNQNLYTNGVRDVAYNKMPNQSVYEYDEYGNLTSNYFSPANTAQGSFVYDFTRSRISGTYNPLAMALAASNIQLGERVIPKFRIQYQIIPSLLILNANFQADINNTKIKTFLPQIATGRPFSEPVVNYAGDTDGDAFTMATNVTLSFMPKISTKHNLSAFARFDSNDSRRTGQGMFATNTASSYLADPSIDGRTNQTGSVYSSYAQSRSVGLLLSAQYKFLDRYIFNAGIRGDGNSKFGPNNRYGLFPSASLAWRISGEPFMKNTEKYIDDFRFRASYGVVGNAPRNDYSYLNTYQNYGFSYLGNSGIYSSNLELSDLRWEKVKQSNLGLTLVMLNNRLNMDFDIYRKRTTDLFYSGIAIPTYNGYSGIDLNGGTLDNQGWEFSLNYTPVRTKNLRVDFSFNISHNENIIREINPLLPRENNGRVTANNVFKVYLQENNPFGSFYGFKFKGVYKDANSTLALDENGNQIIGPNGQNVNMRFAYPSIDYVFQPGDAMYEDINHDGNIDYKDIVYLGNSNPNYTGGFGTGITINGNIRFGANFSYRTGYQIINGTKITTTSMYGFNNQSTAVLRRWKSEGDITDMPRATYATGYNFLGSDRYVEDGSYLRLRSITLKYDFGKSLMKRLGMKGLSANLMMENVLTFTKYTGQDPEVPVKLTAYSTVVDNSTTPPIKTVTLGLTANF, encoded by the coding sequence ATGACAAAAAAATATACTTACAGTTTTTGTATTATGCTACTGTGCTTGTTGGTTTCTTTTAACTCTAAAGCACAACAAATAAATTATGTTAAAGGTAAAATTATTGATAAAAAAGATAAGCAACCCATTATTGGTGCTTCAGTTGTAATTGTTGATAAAGACCGCAGGGTAATAAAAGGTGTATCATCCGATATTGATGGTAATTATTCACTTCCAGTAGCAGATAAAACTTACCGAATTGCCGTTTCTTATATTGGATACAAATCCACTTCTCCATTGGCAATTGATAAAGCCGTAATCAATTTCCAGCTAGAACCATCCGATAATCAAATGGATGAAGTTCAAATTGTTTCCAGGGCGAAAGCTGATAATGGAAGCGGAATGAACATCGATAAAAGAGATCAAACATCAGCAATTTCAACCATCAACGCGAAAGAGCTAGAAGATATGCAAGCTGCATCCATTGATCAGGCTTTGCAAGGCAGGTTGGCCGGTTTGGATATTGCAGCGAGTAGCGGCGATCCAGGTGCGCCAATGCAAATCAGAATTCGTGGTACATCTTCCATTAACGGTGCTGTAGATCCGCTAATCGTGGTAGATGGAATGCCATATGATATTACCATTCCATCCGACTTTAATTTTGCAACTTCTGATGAAAGTAATTACGGACAGTTATTAAACATTGCGCCTTCGGATATTAAAGACATTAGCGTTTTAAAAGATGCTGCGGCAACTGCAATTTGGGGTTCTAGAGCTGCAAATGGTGTATTGGTAATTAATACTAAAAGGGGTGTAATGGGCCCACCAAGTATTTCATATAATTTTAAGGGTTCGTATTCTAAACAACCAAGTGCCATACCAATGCTAAATGGTAACCAATATTCTTCTTTAATTTTAGAAGAGTTTTATAATGCAGGTCGCCAGTTTTCTACTTCAGATTTTGCCAGACAGTTTCAATATGACCGGAATGATCCTTATAACTATTATAATTACAGCAATAATACCGATTGGTTAGGTGCAATAACCAGAACAGGTTATTTACAGGATCATAACCTTGCAATTTCTGGCGGGGGCGAAAAAGCTAAATACCGTGCATCAGTAAACTATTTTAACCAAAGCGGAACCACCAGAGGAACAAGTTTAGGGCGTTTAAGTGCAAGGGTAAATTTAGATTATACCGTATCTACTAAAATCATGTTTAGTGCAGATATTGCTTATACCCATATCGATAATCAAAATTTATATACTAATGGTGTAAGAGATGTGGCTTATAATAAAATGCCAAATCAATCTGTTTATGAGTATGATGAATATGGTAACCTTACTTCTAATTATTTTAGTCCGGCAAATACAGCACAAGGAAGTTTTGTATATGATTTTACGAGATCAAGAATTTCCGGAACTTACAATCCATTAGCGATGGCTTTGGCGGCAAGTAATATCCAATTGGGCGAAAGGGTAATACCGAAATTTCGTATTCAATATCAAATTATTCCTAGTCTGTTAATATTAAACGCAAATTTTCAAGCAGATATAAACAACACCAAAATCAAAACTTTTTTACCACAAATTGCAACTGGAAGGCCATTTTCTGAGCCCGTAGTAAATTATGCAGGTGATACTGATGGTGATGCATTTACTATGGCAACCAATGTTACACTTTCATTTATGCCTAAAATAAGCACGAAACATAATTTAAGTGCCTTCGCCAGGTTTGATAGCAATGATAGTAGAAGAACAGGCCAAGGTATGTTTGCCACCAATACGGCATCATCTTATTTGGCCGATCCATCTATTGATGGTAGAACAAACCAAACAGGCTCAGTTTATTCTTCTTATGCGCAAAGTCGGTCGGTGGGCTTATTACTAAGTGCACAATACAAATTCTTAGATCGGTATATTTTTAATGCCGGAATTAGAGGGGATGGAAATTCAAAATTCGGACCAAATAACCGTTATGGACTGTTCCCATCTGCTTCCTTAGCCTGGAGAATTTCCGGTGAGCCTTTTATGAAAAATACGGAAAAATATATTGATGATTTTAGGTTTAGAGCGAGTTATGGTGTGGTAGGTAATGCACCCCGTAACGATTATTCTTACTTAAATACTTATCAAAATTACGGATTTAGCTATTTAGGCAATTCTGGAATTTACTCTAGCAATTTAGAATTATCTGATTTGCGTTGGGAAAAGGTAAAGCAATCTAATCTGGGTTTAACACTTGTAATGTTGAACAATAGGTTAAACATGGATTTCGATATATACCGTAAGCGTACTACTGATTTATTTTATTCAGGTATTGCCATTCCTACATATAATGGATATTCGGGCATTGATTTAAATGGAGGTACCTTAGATAATCAGGGTTGGGAATTCAGCTTAAATTATACTCCGGTTCGTACTAAAAACCTAAGGGTAGATTTCTCTTTCAATATCTCTCATAATGAAAATATTATCAGGGAAATTAACCCTCTTTTACCAAGAGAAAATAACGGCAGAGTAACCGCCAACAATGTTTTTAAAGTTTATTTACAAGAAAATAATCCATTTGGATCTTTCTATGGATTTAAGTTTAAAGGGGTTTATAAAGATGCAAATTCTACCCTTGCGCTTGATGAAAATGGAAACCAGATTATTGGTCCGAACGGACAAAATGTAAATATGCGTTTTGCTTATCCATCAATAGATTACGTTTTCCAACCTGGCGACGCGATGTATGAAGATATTAACCATGATGGAAATATCGATTATAAGGATATTGTTTACCTCGGTAACAGTAATCCAAACTATACAGGTGGTTTTGGAACAGGAATAACCATTAATGGAAACATCAGGTTTGGCGCTAATTTTAGTTACCGAACGGGTTATCAAATTATCAACGGTACAAAAATTACCACTACAAGTATGTACGGCTTTAACAATCAAAGTACTGCAGTATTACGCCGCTGGAAATCAGAAGGCGACATTACCGATATGCCAAGAGCGACCTATGCAACTGGTTATAATTTCTTAGGTTCTGATCGATATGTGGAAGATGGTTCTTACTTGCGTTTGAGGAGTATTACTTTAAAATATGATTTTGGTAAATCCCTAATGAAACGCTTAGGAATGAAAGGTTTAAGTGCCAATTTAATGATGGAAAATGTGTTAACCTTCACAAAATATACAGGTCAGGATCCGGAAGTTCCTGTAAAACTGACGGCTTATTCTACAGTGGTTGATAACTCGACCACGCCGCCTATTAAAACAGTAACCTTAGGATTAACAGCAAATTTTTAA